A single uncultured Acetobacterium sp. DNA region contains:
- a CDS encoding DegT/DnrJ/EryC1/StrS family aminotransferase, producing MTEKIYLASPHMSDEGFEMEYIKEAFATNWIAPLGPNVNEFEKEFASKVGAKYAAAVNTGTAAIHLALRAVGVGEGDIVFCPSLTFSATVNPIIYEKAIPVFIDSDEETWNMCPIALEEAFQKYPQVKAVIVVHLYGLSADMDKIMAICNRYGVTVIEDAAESLGTLYKGRQTGTFGEYGVFSFNGNKIITTSGGGMLVSDNQAKIEKVRFWSTQSRDSARHYQHSELGFNYRMSNISAGIGRGQLKVLDQRVAKKKYIFEFYKRELEQLPGIQFMPINHWNDPNYWLSCITLDSSIKPLDIMAALEEENIESRPLWKPMHQQPFFEWCDYIGGTVSEKLFKSGVCLPSDTKMTDADQKRICQIIKGL from the coding sequence ATGACAGAGAAAATCTATCTGGCATCGCCACACATGAGTGATGAAGGATTTGAAATGGAATATATCAAGGAAGCTTTTGCTACCAATTGGATCGCACCGCTGGGTCCAAACGTGAATGAATTCGAAAAGGAATTTGCGTCAAAAGTTGGAGCTAAATATGCAGCGGCAGTGAATACCGGCACTGCAGCGATTCATCTAGCATTGAGAGCGGTTGGTGTTGGGGAAGGTGATATTGTTTTTTGTCCATCCCTCACTTTTTCAGCAACTGTCAATCCAATTATTTATGAAAAGGCGATTCCGGTATTTATCGATAGTGACGAAGAAACCTGGAACATGTGTCCGATTGCATTGGAAGAGGCTTTTCAGAAATATCCCCAGGTAAAAGCTGTGATTGTTGTTCATCTTTACGGTTTATCAGCCGATATGGATAAAATCATGGCGATCTGCAATCGTTATGGGGTAACAGTAATCGAAGATGCTGCTGAATCTCTGGGAACCTTATACAAAGGCAGACAGACAGGCACCTTTGGTGAGTATGGCGTATTTAGTTTTAATGGAAATAAGATTATAACCACTTCTGGTGGTGGGATGCTGGTTTCAGATAATCAAGCAAAAATTGAAAAGGTACGGTTCTGGTCGACCCAATCCCGAGATTCGGCAAGGCATTATCAGCATAGTGAATTAGGTTTCAATTATCGAATGAGTAATATTTCTGCCGGTATCGGCCGCGGGCAATTAAAAGTGCTGGATCAAAGAGTTGCCAAGAAAAAATACATATTTGAATTTTACAAAAGAGAACTGGAGCAATTGCCCGGGATTCAGTTTATGCCGATCAATCATTGGAATGATCCAAATTACTGGTTGAGTTGTATAACCTTAGATAGCTCAATTAAACCGCTGGATATAATGGCGGCTCTAGAAGAAGAAAATATTGAATCGCGACCACTCTGGAAACCCATGCACCAGCAACCTTTTTTTGAGTGGTGTGACTATATCGGGGGAACGGTATCGGAAAAGCTGTTTAAATCAGGTGTTTGCTTGCCCTCTGATACAAAGATGACAGATGCGGACCAGAAACGAATCTGTCAAATTATTAAAGGATTGTGA
- a CDS encoding sugar transferase: MDFCLSFAAIMVLSPVFLVLVLMIRRKLGSPVLFKQKRPGLNENIFTLYKFRTMTDQRDEKGELLPDDKRLTKFGNFLRSTSLDELPELVNVVKGDMAVIGPRPLLVQYLSLYNKKQKRRHEVRPGLSGLAQVNGRNAISWEAKFDLDVDYVDSISFVGDWKIILLTLKKVFKREGINANDSTTMELFQGTRIEE, translated from the coding sequence ATGGATTTTTGTTTATCTTTTGCAGCAATCATGGTTCTCTCACCAGTGTTTTTGGTTTTAGTTCTGATGATCAGAAGAAAATTGGGCAGTCCGGTATTATTCAAACAAAAAAGACCTGGCTTAAATGAAAACATCTTTACACTTTATAAGTTTAGAACCATGACTGATCAGCGAGATGAAAAAGGTGAACTATTACCTGATGATAAGCGATTGACCAAGTTTGGCAATTTTTTAAGATCCACCAGTTTGGATGAGCTACCGGAACTTGTAAATGTGGTTAAAGGGGATATGGCCGTCATAGGTCCACGGCCTTTACTAGTACAATACTTGTCACTTTATAATAAAAAACAAAAAAGAAGGCATGAGGTCAGGCCGGGATTGTCTGGCTTGGCTCAAGTAAATGGGCGGAATGCCATTAGCTGGGAAGCAAAATTCGATCTGGACGTAGATTACGTCGACTCAATTAGCTTTGTGGGGGATTGGAAAATTATATTATTAACGTTAAAAAAAGTCTTCAAACGAGAAGGAATAAATGCGAATGACTCAACCACAATGGAGTTGTTTCAGGGAACAAGAATAGAAGAGTAA
- a CDS encoding acetyltransferase, producing the protein MKKKLMIIGASGHGKVVVDIAIRMNKWKNIVFLDDDASITECMGLNVVGKTEDALKFANDADIFVAVGNNEIREHVQNNLESAGIELPLLIHPAATIGAKVEIGVGSVIMAGVVINSATQIGKGCIINTAATVDHDNRIADFVHVSPGAHLAGMVEIGKKTWIGIGSIISNNLTITGNCKIGAGAVVVKDISESGTYVGVPARSIR; encoded by the coding sequence GTGAAGAAAAAACTAATGATCATCGGGGCAAGTGGACACGGAAAAGTCGTCGTCGATATTGCAATAAGAATGAATAAGTGGAAAAATATTGTGTTTCTGGATGATGATGCATCAATTACTGAGTGTATGGGACTCAATGTTGTGGGAAAAACAGAGGATGCTTTAAAATTTGCAAATGATGCTGATATTTTTGTAGCCGTTGGAAACAATGAAATTAGAGAGCATGTTCAAAATAATCTTGAATCAGCTGGGATTGAGTTACCATTGTTAATTCATCCTGCGGCAACGATTGGCGCTAAGGTGGAAATTGGGGTTGGTTCGGTTATTATGGCAGGTGTTGTAATTAACAGTGCTACTCAAATAGGCAAAGGTTGTATTATCAATACTGCGGCAACAGTAGACCACGATAATCGCATTGCAGACTTTGTTCATGTATCGCCCGGGGCACATTTGGCAGGAATGGTGGAAATTGGCAAAAAAACCTGGATTGGAATTGGCAGTATCATCAGCAATAATCTGACCATTACCGGAAACTGTAAAATTGGAGCTGGTGCGGTTGTGGTAAAAGACATATCCGAATCTGGAACCTATGTGGGAGTTCCGGCAAGGAGTATCCGGTGA